In Terriglobia bacterium, the following proteins share a genomic window:
- a CDS encoding sigma-70 family RNA polymerase sigma factor, which yields MKGSAYRAYSDPELVAMCLDGDVRAWETLMWRYRRLIFSIPTKFGLPQYDALDVFQTVCLKLLEHLHEVKDDRKISTWLATTTTRQCLAILTTRQKEFGQQPEVDEPLDPAGTLEDIRLLAERYQQLRDAVEELPARCRSLIEILYLDVKKYNYEQINEKLGIPVASIGPIRARCLNRLRKILNERGIK from the coding sequence CGGAGACGTCCGCGCCTGGGAGACGTTGATGTGGCGCTACCGGCGGCTCATCTTTTCCATTCCAACTAAATTCGGCCTGCCCCAGTACGATGCGCTCGATGTTTTTCAAACTGTGTGCCTGAAACTTCTTGAGCACTTGCACGAAGTAAAGGACGATAGAAAGATCAGCACGTGGCTGGCGACCACGACGACCAGGCAGTGCCTTGCGATACTGACCACGAGGCAAAAAGAATTCGGGCAGCAGCCGGAGGTCGACGAACCGCTGGACCCGGCGGGCACGCTTGAAGATATCCGGCTGCTGGCTGAACGATACCAGCAGTTGCGGGATGCAGTAGAGGAACTTCCGGCCCGTTGCCGGTCACTGATAGAAATATTGTATTTGGACGTAAAAAAGTACAATTATGAACAGATTAATGAGAAATTGGGTATTCCGGTTGCTAGTATCGGCCCGATCCGGGCCCGATGTCTGAACCGGTTGCGGAAGATTCTGAATGAGCGGGGTATAAAATAA